The following proteins come from a genomic window of Notamacropus eugenii isolate mMacEug1 chromosome X, mMacEug1.pri_v2, whole genome shotgun sequence:
- the SLC6A8 gene encoding sodium- and chloride-dependent creatine transporter 1 has protein sequence MAKKTTENGIYSVSREKKASLLDPADGAPPVKAEVAAAGRGAPGPGLAIPPRETWTRQMDFIMSCVGFAVGLGNVWRFPYLCYKNGGGVFLIPYLLIALLGGIPIFFLEISLGQFMKAGSINVWNICPLFKGLGFASMVIVFYCNTYYIMVLAWGFYYMVKSFTASLPWASCGHDWNTPECVEIFRQEDCANASVANLTCDQLSDQRSPVIDFWEKKVLRLSSGLDVPGDLNWEVTLCLLACWVLVYFCVWKGVKSSGKIVYFTATFPYVVLLVLLVRGVMLPGALDGIIYYLKPDWSKLGSPQVWIDAGTQIFFSYAIGLGALTALGSYNRFNNNCYKDAIILALINSGTSFFAGFVVFSILGFMATEQGIHISKVAESGPGLAFIAYPRAVTLMPMAPLWAALFFFMLLLLGLDSQFVGVEGFVTGLLDLLPASYYFRFHREISVALCCVVCFIIDLSMVTEGGMYVFQLFDYYSASGMTLLWQAFWECAVVAWVYGADRFMDDVACMIGYRPSPWMKWCWSFFTPLVCMGIFTFNVAYYKPLVYNNTYVYPWWGEAVGWCFAFSSMLCVPLYLLYHLLGAKGTFIERWRDLTQPVWGLHHLEYKAQDSDVRGLTTLTPVSESSKVIVVESVM, from the exons ATGGCGAAGAAGACCACAGAGAACGGCATCTACAGCGTGTCTAGAGAAAAGAAGGCCTCCCTTCTTGACCCCGCGGACGGGGCCCCCCCAGTCAAGGCGGAGGTGGCAGCAGCCGGGCGGGGGGCCCCGGGCCCAGGCCTGGCCATCCCGCCCCGGGAGACATGGACCCGCCAGATGGACTTCATCATGTCTTGTGTGGGTTTCGCGGTGGGCCTTGGCAACGTCTGGCGTTTCCCGTACCTGTGCTACAAGAACGGCGGAG gaGTATTTCTCATCCCCTATCTTCTGATTGCTCTCCTGGGAGGGATCCCCATTTTCTTTCTGGAGATCTCACTGGGCCAGTTTATGAAAGCTGGCAGCATCAACGTTTGGAACATCTGCCCCCTCTTCAAAG GCCTAGGCTTTGCCTCCATGGTGATTGTCTTCTATTGTAACACTTACTACATTATGGTGCTGGCCTGGGGTTTCTACTACATGGTGAAGTCCTTCACAGCCTCACTGCCCTGGGCCTCCTGCGGGCATGACTGGAACACCCCAGAGTGTGTGGAGATCTTCCGCCAGGAGGATTGTGCCAATGCCAGTGTGGCCAACCTCACCTGTGACCAGCTCTCAGATCAGCGCTCCCCTGTCATTGACTTCTGGGA AAAGAAAGTCCTTCGCCTGTCTTCAGGTCTGGATGTACCTGGGGATCTCAACTGGGAGGTGACCCTCTGCCTTCTAGCCTGTTGGGTTTTGGTCTACTTCTGTGTATGGAAGGGAGTCAAGTCATCTGGAAAG ATTGTTTATTTCACTGCTACATTCCCGTATGTTGTCCTCCTCGTCCTGCTGGTGAGGGGGGTCATGCTACCAGGGGCACTGGACGGCATCATCTACTATCTCAAGCCTGATTGGTCAAAGCTGGGGTCTCCACAG GTATGGATTGATGCTGGCACACAGATCTTCTTTTCCTATGCCATCGGCCTGGGGGCACTCACTGCCCTGGGCAGCTACAATCGTTTTAACAACAACTGCTACAA GGATGCCATCATACTGGCACTCATCAACAGTGGTACCAGCTTCTTTGCTGGCTTTGTGGTGTTCTCCATCCTGGGTTTCATGGCCACAGAACAGGGTATACACATCTCCAAGGTGGCTGAGTCAG GACCAGGGCTGGCCTTCATTGCATATCCCCGGGCAGTTACCCTGATGCCTATGGCCCCACTCTGGGCTGCCCTCTTCTTCTTCATGTTACTGCTGCTTGGCCTAGATAGCCAG TTCGTAGGGGTAGAAGGATTTGTCACTGGCCTCCTGGATCTCCTTCCGGCCTCCTACTACTTTCGTTTCCATCGGGAGATCTCTGTTGCTTTGTGCTGTGTAGTCTGCTTCATCATTGACCTCTCCATGGTTACTGAA GGCGGCATGTACGTCTTCCAGCTGTTTGACTACTATTCCGCCAGTGGTATGACTTTGCTGTGGCAGGCTTTCTGGGAGTGTGCAGTGGTTGCCTGGGTTTATG GTGCTGACCGGTTCATGGATGATGTTGCCTGTATGATCGGCTACCGGCCTTCCCCTTGGATGAAATGGTGCTGGTCCTTCTTCACTCCACTGGTCTGCATG GGCATCTTCACCTTCAACGTGGCATATTACAAACCACTTGTGTACAACAACACCTACGTGTACCCATGGTGGGGCGAAGCAGTGGGCTGGTGCTTCGCCTTTTCCTCCATGCTGTGTGTGCCGCTTTACCTACTCTACCACCTCCTTGGGGCCAAGGGGACATTCATTGAG CGTTGGCGTGACCTGACCCAGCCAGTGTGGGGTCTTCATCACTTGGAGTACAAGGCTCAGGACTCTGACGTCAGGGGCCTGACCACCCTGACTCCAGTGTCTGAGAGCAGCAAGGTCATCGTAGTGGAGAGCGTCATGTGA